The Chloroflexi bacterium ADurb.Bin180 genome segment TCCAACTTGGACTTGGCCACCGCGGCGCGCATATGTCCCTGCGCGGCATAGACCTCAACGAGTTCATCAGAGTCGGCCTGTTCGTCGGCGGGCTCGTCAGGCTCGGTGCGCACGCGAGTTACCAGCAGCAAGCCATCGATCAGCCTTACAGTGGCCAGTGGCGCGGTCATCACATTGCTGACCCCTCGTGCCGGGCCGAAGGATAGCGTGGCATTGTCCAGGGTCCATTGAAGGCCAGTGGTGGTGATCCCCGTGGCGTCTCGTCCCAGGGGCAGCAGGGTAACGATATCCCCTGCCTCCCCCTCGAACTCGAGCTGGGCTCCGCCACGCAGCAGCCAGAGCTGATTGCTGCCCGCGATGAGGGTCGCTGGCACTCGTTCCAGCTCGGGCATGGCCAGGAGCAGTACGTTGGCCAGAGTATGGTCCAGACGATCACCTACTGCTCCCAGCAGCACGATCTCCGACGCGCCAGCATCGAGCGCATAATGGATCGCGAGTTCGGTGTCGGTCTCGTCCTTCTGTGCGGGATAGGTGACGAACTTGACCTGGCGTTCTTCGAGCTGAGCCCTGAGCTCGTCAGGGAGAGAGTCCAGGTCTCCAATAACCACGGCGGGCTCGAGGCCAAGCTCCAGGGCGACT includes the following:
- the thiN gene encoding Thiamine pyrophosphokinase: MRAIVVANGYVEADETYVDFVREDDLIVAADGGTEVALELGLEPAVVIGDLDSLPDELRAQLEERQVKFVTYPAQKDETDTELAIHYALDAGASEIVLLGAVGDRLDHTLANVLLLAMPELERVPATLIAGSNQLWLLRGGAQLEFEGEAGDIVTLLPLGRDATGITTTGLQWTLDNATLSFGPARGVSNVMTAPLATVRLIDGLLLVTRVRTEPDEPADEQADSDELVEVYAAQGHMRAAVAKSKLEAAGIPVMLAYDSASRLMGVTVDGIGAVRLLVRAEDASEARSLLHEEAA